A portion of the Deltaproteobacteria bacterium genome contains these proteins:
- a CDS encoding elongation factor Ts gives MSEVSAALVRELREKTGAGMMDCKRALADTGGDLEKAIVSLREKGLAAAAKRATRVASEGVVVTAAAADNAAGAMVEVNCETDFVGRTPEFQGLAQQVAARVLAQGPEADLGELITAAIAKTGENIVVRRAVRFAPAASAGASGIIGSYIHAGGKIGVLIEVTGQGAITTAPDGPMLIRDLAMQVAAANPRYVRREQVTAEVLDSERAIYRAQAAGSGKPEPVIDKMVAGKLEKFFKDVCLLEQPFIKDPDRAVSAWLAEVVKRVGGSLTVQRFARFQLGEQAEQAA, from the coding sequence GTGAGCGAAGTCAGCGCTGCCCTGGTGCGCGAGCTACGCGAGAAGACCGGGGCCGGAATGATGGATTGCAAGCGCGCGCTGGCCGACACCGGCGGCGACTTGGAAAAGGCAATTGTGTCCCTGCGCGAGAAAGGGCTGGCGGCGGCGGCCAAGCGCGCCACCCGGGTCGCTAGTGAAGGAGTGGTGGTAACGGCGGCGGCCGCCGACAATGCCGCCGGTGCGATGGTGGAAGTGAACTGCGAGACCGATTTCGTCGGCCGCACGCCCGAGTTTCAGGGGCTAGCTCAGCAGGTGGCCGCGCGGGTGCTGGCCCAGGGGCCGGAGGCCGACTTGGGCGAGTTGATCACCGCGGCGATCGCCAAGACCGGCGAGAACATCGTCGTGCGTCGTGCGGTTCGCTTCGCCCCGGCCGCGAGCGCCGGCGCCAGCGGCATCATCGGCTCGTATATCCACGCCGGCGGCAAGATCGGAGTGCTGATTGAAGTGACCGGCCAGGGCGCCATCACCACGGCCCCGGACGGTCCGATGCTGATTCGTGACCTTGCCATGCAAGTGGCCGCCGCCAATCCGCGCTACGTACGCCGCGAGCAAGTGACGGCCGAGGTGCTCGACAGCGAGCGCGCCATCTACCGGGCACAAGCCGCCGGCTCCGGCAAACCCGAGCCGGTGATCGACAAGATGGTGGCCGGCAAACTCGAGAAGTTCTTCAAGGACGTGTGCCTACTCGAGCAGCCGTTCATCAAAGACCCCGACCGTGCGGTCAGTGCCTGGCTTGCCGAGGTGGTCAAGCGGGTGGGCGGCTCGCTGACGGTTCAGCGCTTCGCGCGCTTCCAGCTCGGGGAGCAGGCCGAGCAGGCGGCGTAA
- a CDS encoding bifunctional riboflavin kinase/FAD synthetase, with product MLVLRHLEHVERRFVAPVVTLGNFDGVHCGHQVILRRAVATAREQGGQTIAITFWPHPSAVLAPTHATALIMSLRQRIELIAACGVDVIIAQRFNQRFSNITAEDFVRRLVCGRLGAQRIVVGHRVSFGHARAGNAEVLRRLGAELDVGVEIVEPILAGDHLVSSSAVRRAIRTGHLELAQQLLGRPHTIAGRVIHGHHRGRSIGFPTANLRVRYAMVPPDGVYAVRVRHRGQWFAGIANIGFNPTFEDRTRSIEAHIFDFEESLYRQRLEVAFVRRLRGEQKFPTPQALAAQIERDVAAARAALAQA from the coding sequence ATGCTCGTGCTGCGGCATCTCGAGCACGTGGAGCGGCGCTTTGTCGCTCCCGTGGTGACGCTGGGGAACTTCGACGGAGTTCACTGCGGGCATCAGGTGATCCTGCGGCGGGCGGTGGCCACCGCCCGTGAGCAAGGCGGTCAAACCATCGCCATTACCTTTTGGCCGCACCCCTCGGCCGTCCTCGCCCCCACGCACGCGACCGCGCTGATCATGAGCCTGCGCCAACGAATCGAACTGATCGCGGCGTGCGGTGTGGACGTGATTATTGCGCAGCGCTTCAACCAGCGCTTCTCCAACATCACCGCGGAAGACTTCGTCCGCCGCCTGGTATGCGGCCGGCTGGGGGCGCAGCGGATAGTGGTCGGCCACCGGGTCAGCTTCGGTCACGCGCGGGCCGGCAATGCCGAGGTGTTGCGGCGGCTGGGCGCGGAGCTGGATGTGGGGGTCGAGATCGTCGAGCCGATCCTGGCCGGCGACCATCTGGTGAGCAGCAGCGCAGTGCGCCGGGCAATCCGCACCGGACACCTGGAGTTGGCGCAGCAGCTACTCGGCCGGCCGCACACGATCGCCGGCCGTGTGATCCACGGGCATCACCGTGGGCGCAGCATCGGCTTTCCGACCGCCAACTTGCGGGTGCGCTACGCCATGGTGCCGCCCGACGGGGTATACGCGGTGCGCGTACGCCACCGCGGCCAGTGGTTTGCCGGCATCGCTAACATCGGCTTCAACCCCACCTTCGAAGACCGTACCCGCAGCATCGAGGCCCACATATTTGATTTCGAGGAGAGCTTGTATCGCCAACGGCTCGAAGTGGCTTTCGTCCGGCGCTTGCGCGGCGAGCAGAAGTTTCCTACCCCGCAAGCGCTGGCGGCGCAGATCGAGCGCGATGTGGCCGCGGCGCGCGCCGCTCTGGCACAAGCGTAG
- the ybgF gene encoding tol-pal system protein YbgF, whose protein sequence is MRRAFHSLALGLLAVVASGCFATRADLLKVQKDQREVRALLADTQVAVDGLRRKLDALKSQLEESNRGGGRGAARGGSKPTEELERRIAELEAKLAAQGQPGSLVAPPPVAGEQPDAAAVQPTPEPTKPATLADAALAKEEAAFEGAKVDDDYRDGIALVRAGQCDQATPKFRAFLKKNAKSDLADNAQYWVGECYYRQRNYNKAILELNDVLLRYPKGDKLPSALLTLASAFEDMGQKIEAKLVLQKLVSDHPKSEEAERGRQKLQALSD, encoded by the coding sequence GTGCGCCGCGCCTTCCACTCCCTCGCCCTCGGGCTACTCGCGGTCGTTGCCAGCGGTTGTTTCGCCACGCGCGCCGACCTGCTGAAGGTCCAGAAGGACCAGCGCGAGGTTCGTGCACTGCTGGCTGACACCCAGGTCGCGGTAGATGGGTTGCGCCGTAAGCTCGATGCGCTCAAGAGCCAGCTCGAGGAGTCGAACCGTGGCGGTGGTCGCGGGGCTGCTCGCGGCGGCAGCAAGCCCACCGAAGAGCTGGAGCGCCGGATTGCGGAATTGGAGGCGAAGCTGGCGGCACAGGGGCAGCCGGGATCATTGGTGGCACCGCCGCCAGTGGCTGGCGAGCAGCCCGATGCAGCGGCGGTGCAACCGACACCGGAGCCCACCAAACCCGCAACCCTGGCCGACGCCGCGCTGGCAAAGGAAGAAGCCGCGTTCGAGGGCGCCAAAGTGGATGACGACTACCGCGACGGCATCGCCTTGGTGCGGGCCGGCCAATGCGATCAGGCGACGCCGAAATTCCGCGCCTTCTTGAAGAAGAACGCCAAGTCGGACTTGGCCGACAACGCGCAATATTGGGTCGGTGAGTGCTACTATCGCCAGCGCAACTACAACAAGGCCATCCTGGAACTGAACGACGTGCTGTTGCGCTACCCCAAGGGCGACAAGCTACCGAGTGCGCTGCTGACGCTGGCGTCTGCCTTCGAGGATATGGGTCAGAAGATCGAGGCCAAGCTGGTGTTGCAGAAGTTGGTCAGCGATCATCCGAAGTCGGAGGAAGCCGAGCGCGGCCGGCAGAAGCTGCAAGCCCTGAGTGATTGA
- the rho gene encoding transcription termination factor Rho has protein sequence MADEAVGRQRAQGGGARPERRRRGGDSAHGHQHGGDGGQPQRSQPAVQVTPPPEIVTPEEESAPPPSRENALNLKELKEKKINELAQIAKNFNVEGAANMRKQELIFAILGAQTEQSGYVYGEGVLEILPDGFGFLRAPDYNYLPGPDDIYISPSQIRRFNLRTGDVVSGQIRPPKEGERYFALLKVEAINYEEPEKAREKILFDNLTPLYPNEQLKLEHSPKEFTSRLIDLFTPIGKGTRGLIVAPPRTGKTMMLQHIAHGITQNHKEVVLIVLLIDERPEEVTDMQRSVKGEVISSTFDEPATRHVQVAEMVIEKAKRLVEHGRDVVILLDSITRLARAYNTVVPPSGKILSGGVDSNALHKPKKFLGAARNIEDGGSLTIMGTALIDTGSRMDEVIFEEFKATGNMEIHLDRRLVDKRIFPAIDINRSGTRKEELLLGQQTLSRVWILRKLLAQLNPVEAMEFIIDKIEDSKTNSEFLDSMNQ, from the coding sequence ATGGCCGACGAAGCCGTCGGAAGACAAAGAGCGCAGGGCGGGGGAGCACGTCCGGAGCGCCGCCGTCGCGGGGGCGACTCGGCGCACGGCCACCAGCACGGCGGCGATGGCGGTCAGCCGCAGCGCTCGCAGCCCGCGGTGCAGGTTACTCCTCCACCCGAAATCGTCACCCCGGAGGAAGAGAGCGCCCCGCCACCGTCGCGCGAGAACGCGCTCAACCTCAAGGAACTGAAGGAAAAGAAGATCAACGAGCTGGCGCAGATCGCAAAGAACTTCAATGTTGAAGGCGCCGCCAACATGCGCAAGCAGGAGCTGATCTTCGCCATCCTGGGAGCGCAAACCGAACAGAGCGGATACGTTTACGGCGAGGGCGTGCTCGAAATCTTGCCCGATGGCTTCGGCTTCCTACGCGCCCCGGATTACAACTACCTGCCGGGGCCCGACGACATCTACATCTCCCCGAGCCAGATTCGCCGCTTCAACCTGCGCACGGGCGATGTCGTGTCCGGCCAGATCCGGCCGCCGAAGGAGGGCGAGCGCTACTTTGCGCTGCTCAAGGTCGAGGCCATCAACTACGAGGAGCCGGAGAAGGCACGCGAAAAGATCCTCTTCGACAACCTCACGCCGCTCTACCCCAACGAACAGCTCAAACTCGAACATAGCCCCAAGGAGTTCACCAGCCGCTTGATCGATCTTTTTACCCCGATCGGCAAGGGCACGCGCGGTCTGATCGTCGCGCCGCCGCGCACGGGCAAGACCATGATGCTGCAGCACATCGCCCACGGCATCACGCAAAACCACAAGGAGGTGGTGCTGATCGTGCTGCTGATCGACGAACGGCCGGAGGAAGTCACCGACATGCAACGGTCGGTCAAGGGGGAGGTCATCAGCTCCACCTTCGATGAACCGGCCACCCGCCACGTCCAGGTCGCAGAGATGGTCATCGAGAAGGCCAAACGGCTGGTCGAGCACGGCCGCGACGTCGTCATCCTGCTCGATAGCATCACCCGGTTGGCACGGGCCTACAACACCGTGGTGCCACCGAGCGGGAAGATCCTCTCGGGCGGCGTCGATTCCAACGCCCTGCACAAACCCAAGAAGTTCCTGGGCGCCGCCCGCAACATCGAGGACGGCGGCAGCCTGACCATCATGGGTACGGCCCTGATCGACACCGGCAGCCGCATGGACGAGGTGATCTTCGAGGAGTTCAAGGCCACCGGCAACATGGAAATCCACCTCGATCGCCGCCTGGTCGACAAGCGCATCTTTCCCGCCATCGACATCAACCGCTCGGGCACGCGCAAAGAAGAGCTGCTGCTCGGCCAACAAACCCTCAGCCGCGTCTGGATTCTGCGCAAGCTCTTGGCGCAGCTCAACCCGGTCGAGGCCATGGAATTCATCATCGACAAGATCGAGGACTCCAAGACCAACTCGGAGTTCCTCGACTCGATGAACCAGTGA
- the pal gene encoding peptidoglycan-associated lipoprotein Pal — MGQRLIPLVAVGLVLALVGVGCPSKKKVGEGEGGIAGLGSEEGLAGAGSLERHGAGLAPGAEGPLKDIQFAFDSFELDEAARQALRENHDWLKDNAKAKVEIEGHCDERGTVEYNLALGAKRARAAKDYLATLGVSSDRLTTISYGEELPICRDHDDACWERNRRVHFVVLAE, encoded by the coding sequence GGTGCTCGCTCTGGTCGGAGTGGGCTGTCCCAGCAAGAAGAAAGTTGGCGAGGGCGAAGGCGGCATCGCCGGGCTTGGCAGCGAAGAAGGGCTGGCGGGTGCCGGCAGCTTGGAGCGGCACGGCGCCGGTCTGGCTCCCGGGGCCGAAGGCCCGCTGAAGGACATCCAATTTGCCTTCGACTCCTTCGAACTGGACGAAGCCGCGCGTCAGGCGCTCCGCGAGAATCACGATTGGCTCAAAGACAATGCCAAAGCGAAGGTCGAGATCGAAGGCCATTGTGACGAACGCGGCACGGTTGAATACAACCTTGCCCTCGGTGCCAAACGCGCCCGTGCGGCGAAGGACTACCTCGCCACTCTCGGTGTCAGCAGCGATCGCCTCACCACGATCAGTTACGGGGAAGAGTTGCCGATTTGCCGCGATCATGACGATGCGTGTTGGGAGCGTAACCGGCGCGTGCATTTCGTCGTCTTGGCCGAGTAA
- a CDS encoding UMP kinase: MRYRRVLLKLSGEALLGQQEFGIDTGVLADIAAELEEVRALGAEIAIVIGGGNIFRGVAGTSRGMDRATADYMGMLATIFNALALQDALERRAVQTRVMSAIEMQQVAEPYIRRRATRHLEKGRVVIFAGGTGNPFFTTDTAASLRAAEIGAEVMLKATNVDAIYDADPRTHPEAKRFTELTYLECLSKELKVMDATAFSLCKESQLPIVVFNLSTRGNIKRVVAGEAVGTIVR, translated from the coding sequence CTGCGCTACCGGCGCGTGCTGCTCAAACTGAGCGGTGAGGCCCTGCTCGGCCAGCAAGAGTTCGGCATAGATACGGGGGTGCTGGCAGACATTGCTGCCGAGCTCGAAGAGGTTCGCGCCCTCGGGGCCGAGATCGCCATCGTCATCGGCGGCGGCAACATCTTCCGCGGCGTGGCCGGTACCAGCCGCGGCATGGACCGGGCCACCGCCGATTACATGGGCATGCTGGCCACCATCTTCAACGCCCTGGCACTACAAGACGCGCTCGAGCGCCGCGCGGTCCAGACGCGGGTGATGTCGGCGATCGAAATGCAGCAGGTCGCCGAACCCTACATCCGTCGCCGCGCCACGCGCCACTTGGAGAAGGGCCGTGTCGTCATCTTTGCAGGCGGCACCGGCAACCCCTTCTTCACCACCGATACCGCCGCCAGCTTGCGGGCCGCGGAAATCGGAGCCGAGGTGATGCTCAAGGCCACCAACGTCGACGCCATCTATGACGCCGATCCGCGCACGCACCCCGAGGCCAAACGCTTCACCGAGTTGACCTACCTGGAGTGTCTCAGCAAAGAACTCAAGGTCATGGACGCCACGGCCTTCTCCCTGTGCAAGGAAAGCCAACTGCCGATCGTGGTGTTCAACCTCTCAACCCGCGGCAACATCAAGAGGGTGGTGGCCGGCGAGGCGGTCGGCACCATTGTGCGGTGA
- the frr gene encoding ribosome recycling factor, producing the protein MIEDIIEELRKEMEHTLGSLRREFGRTRTGRAAASLLDGIMVEYYGTKTPLNQLAGINVPEARLLVLQPYDKGALHEIERAIQQSDLGLNPLNDGKIIRIPIPELTAERRKELVKHIHKVTEEFRVSMRNHRRDAIDMLKVLEKDKEITEDDLRRAQERVQQITTDYIERVDKALKTKEAEILEV; encoded by the coding sequence ATGATTGAAGATATTATCGAAGAACTACGCAAGGAAATGGAGCACACGCTCGGCTCGCTGCGGCGCGAGTTCGGGCGCACCCGCACCGGGCGGGCAGCGGCCTCTCTGCTCGACGGCATCATGGTCGAGTACTACGGCACGAAGACCCCGCTCAACCAGCTCGCCGGCATCAACGTGCCGGAGGCGCGGCTGCTGGTGCTCCAGCCCTATGACAAGGGAGCCCTGCACGAGATCGAGCGCGCCATCCAACAGTCCGATCTCGGCCTCAACCCGCTCAACGACGGCAAGATCATCCGCATCCCCATACCCGAACTGACCGCCGAGCGTCGCAAGGAGCTGGTCAAACACATCCACAAAGTGACCGAAGAGTTCCGCGTCTCGATGCGCAATCACCGCCGCGACGCCATCGACATGCTCAAGGTGCTCGAAAAGGACAAGGAAATCACCGAGGACGATCTGCGCCGCGCGCAGGAGAGGGTGCAGCAGATCACCACCGACTACATCGAACGTGTCGACAAGGCGTTGAAGACCAAGGAAGCCGAGATCCTGGAGGTCTGA
- a CDS encoding RluA family pseudouridine synthase, with protein MTAAAFCTTIERANARQRLDRFLTALGTWGSRSQVQRLITEGWVRVDGKTAKPGALLRCGQRVAVQAAPPPPIPVGVEPEAIALDVLYEDDWLLVINKPAGLVVHPAPGNWQGTVVSALLHRWQGRPADLDPLRPGIVHRLDKNTSGALVIAKDAVTLAAMAELFRSREVHKEYLALVWGRLRQQQGQIRRPIGRHPVQRQRMSVRASGRAAVTGYEVIGQSRLASLLRVRPETGRTHQIRVHLAAIGHPIVGDTTYGGGGRRTEGIPVQRQALHAAAVSFRHPQTGEVLSISAPLPDDLRQLLDHLGVTPLTCRGGFSTVATQHAPRLSGTEHDARLGIARISRRASPN; from the coding sequence ATGACCGCTGCCGCTTTCTGCACCACCATCGAGCGCGCCAACGCACGCCAGCGGCTCGATCGCTTTCTCACCGCGCTCGGAACCTGGGGCAGCCGTTCGCAAGTGCAGCGGCTGATCACCGAAGGCTGGGTGCGCGTAGATGGGAAGACAGCAAAGCCAGGCGCCTTGCTGCGCTGCGGCCAACGTGTGGCGGTGCAGGCTGCGCCGCCGCCGCCGATACCGGTTGGCGTGGAGCCCGAGGCCATCGCCCTCGACGTGCTGTACGAAGACGATTGGCTGCTCGTCATCAACAAACCGGCCGGCCTCGTCGTTCATCCGGCACCCGGAAACTGGCAGGGCACCGTGGTGAGCGCACTGCTGCACCGCTGGCAGGGGCGACCAGCCGACCTCGACCCCTTGCGCCCTGGCATCGTCCACCGGTTGGACAAGAACACCTCCGGGGCGCTGGTGATCGCGAAAGACGCCGTCACCCTCGCGGCCATGGCCGAGCTGTTTCGGTCGCGCGAGGTGCACAAGGAGTACCTCGCCTTGGTGTGGGGAAGATTACGGCAACAACAGGGTCAGATCAGGCGGCCGATCGGACGCCACCCTGTGCAGCGCCAGCGCATGAGCGTGCGCGCCAGCGGCCGGGCCGCGGTTACTGGCTACGAAGTCATCGGCCAGAGTCGCCTGGCGAGTCTGCTCCGCGTACGGCCAGAGACCGGGCGCACTCATCAGATCCGGGTCCACCTGGCAGCGATCGGCCACCCCATAGTCGGCGACACCACTTATGGAGGCGGCGGCCGGCGAACCGAGGGGATACCCGTGCAGCGTCAAGCGTTACACGCCGCGGCGGTCAGCTTTCGCCATCCGCAGACGGGCGAGGTGCTGAGCATTTCGGCGCCTCTCCCCGACGACTTGCGGCAATTGCTTGACCATTTGGGTGTCACTCCCTTGACTTGCCGGGGGGGTTTCAGTACCGTTGCGACTCAACACGCGCCAAGGCTCAGTGGCACCGAGCACGACGCCCGCCTCGGCATAGCCCGTATATCACGCCGCGCATCTCCAAACTGA
- the rpsB gene encoding 30S ribosomal protein S2, which yields MEVSMKQLLEAGVHFGHQTSRWNPKMKPYIFGARNGIYIIDLQQTVKLFENACNFVRDLAAQGGNVLFVGTKKQAQDAIKEEAERCGMFYVNTRWLGGTLTNFQTIKQSIDRLKKLEETLESPEMAEALTKKELLNVARERDKLLIALGGIKNMRKLPDTLFVIDPSKEEIAVKEANKLHVPVVSVVDTNCDPDIIDYKIPGNDDAIRAIRLFCAAIADAVLEGRALAEERAKAQSVEAPAESAAHEAAAAASEGGMVQ from the coding sequence ATGGAAGTCAGCATGAAGCAGCTCCTGGAGGCCGGCGTTCACTTCGGCCACCAGACGAGCCGCTGGAACCCGAAGATGAAACCCTACATCTTCGGCGCCCGCAACGGCATCTACATCATCGACTTGCAGCAGACGGTGAAGCTGTTCGAAAACGCTTGCAACTTCGTCCGCGACCTGGCGGCGCAAGGCGGCAACGTCCTCTTCGTCGGCACCAAGAAACAGGCACAGGACGCGATCAAGGAAGAGGCCGAACGCTGCGGCATGTTCTACGTCAACACCCGTTGGCTGGGCGGCACGCTGACCAATTTCCAGACCATCAAGCAGAGCATCGACCGGCTCAAGAAACTCGAAGAGACGCTCGAGAGTCCGGAGATGGCCGAGGCCCTGACCAAGAAGGAACTGCTCAACGTCGCCCGCGAGCGCGACAAGCTCCTGATCGCCCTAGGCGGGATCAAGAACATGCGCAAGCTGCCCGACACTCTCTTCGTCATCGACCCCTCGAAGGAAGAGATCGCGGTGAAGGAAGCCAACAAGCTGCATGTTCCGGTGGTGTCGGTGGTGGACACGAACTGTGATCCGGACATCATCGACTACAAGATTCCCGGCAACGACGACGCCATCCGAGCGATTCGGCTGTTCTGTGCCGCGATCGCCGATGCCGTACTCGAAGGCCGTGCGCTGGCCGAGGAGCGCGCCAAGGCGCAGAGCGTCGAGGCGCCGGCCGAGAGCGCCGCGCACGAGGCGGCGGCTGCCGCCAGCGAAGGGGGAATGGTGCAGTGA